One Deltaproteobacteria bacterium DNA segment encodes these proteins:
- a CDS encoding phosphatidylserine/phosphatidylglycerophosphate/cardiolipin synthase family protein → MEENSLQRTLEKVAQTSFFSGHSIKVLKDGVSAFEVVFRAVQEAEHMICLEFYIFRDDETGWGLAELLARKSREGVRVYLIYDHFGSISTSERFWKFLKSAGVEIRSFHPLRLMNLNLYFHRDHRKLVVVDDQMAFTGGLNVGDEYYGFRRKKLAGWRDTGVKVQGPIAGAMLKAFLESWKECEGVKIETLPRGVGREEDQGINVLPLFSSSRKSMRSLRQLLQFSVHAAQKSIHLTMAYFIPTRKFLKVLLKAARRGVDVKIILPGQTDLRVVAYVSRTYYKTLLREGVQIYHYQPRVLHAKTMVFDGHWTIVGSANLDSRSLNYNYECGVGILDRELGNDMEEIFRQDLLECTPITEADQSAWPLHERALGTFFSWFRSYL, encoded by the coding sequence ATGGAAGAAAATTCTTTACAAAGAACCCTGGAAAAAGTTGCTCAAACATCGTTCTTTAGCGGGCATTCCATAAAGGTTTTAAAGGATGGTGTTTCCGCTTTCGAAGTAGTATTCCGGGCGGTGCAAGAAGCAGAACACATGATCTGCCTGGAATTCTACATTTTCCGGGATGATGAGACCGGTTGGGGATTGGCGGAATTGCTGGCCCGGAAAAGCCGGGAAGGAGTACGGGTCTACCTGATTTATGATCATTTTGGGTCTATCTCAACGTCGGAGCGGTTCTGGAAGTTTTTAAAGTCCGCGGGAGTGGAAATTCGCTCCTTCCATCCTCTTCGCTTAATGAACCTCAATCTTTATTTCCACCGGGACCATCGAAAGCTGGTGGTAGTGGACGACCAGATGGCTTTTACGGGGGGGTTGAATGTAGGCGATGAATACTATGGATTCAGGCGAAAAAAACTCGCCGGATGGAGGGATACGGGTGTCAAGGTCCAGGGCCCTATCGCTGGAGCCATGCTCAAAGCGTTCCTGGAAAGCTGGAAAGAGTGTGAAGGGGTAAAAATTGAAACCTTACCAAGGGGTGTGGGTCGGGAAGAAGATCAAGGTATAAACGTGCTTCCATTGTTCTCTTCATCCCGGAAGAGCATGCGGTCCCTTCGGCAGTTGCTCCAGTTCAGCGTCCATGCTGCCCAGAAGTCCATTCACCTCACCATGGCTTACTTCATCCCTACCAGGAAGTTTCTCAAGGTCCTTTTAAAGGCGGCCCGCAGGGGTGTGGACGTGAAGATTATTTTGCCCGGCCAGACTGACTTGCGTGTGGTCGCCTATGTGAGCCGCACTTACTACAAAACCTTGTTGCGGGAGGGAGTGCAGATCTATCATTACCAGCCCCGGGTGCTTCACGCCAAGACAATGGTATTTGACGGGCACTGGACCATTGTTGGCTCGGCCAATTTGGATTCCCGCTCCCTCAATTACAATTATGAATGTGGTGTCGGGATCCTGGACCGGGAGCTGGGAAACGATATGGAAGAAATATTCCGGCA
- a CDS encoding 4Fe-4S binding protein — protein sequence MYQVTVDKDKCDGKGECVDTCPANVFEIKDGKSDPVNMDECLGCESCVEVCPTGAITVKEV from the coding sequence ATGTATCAAGTAACTGTCGATAAAGATAAATGTGATGGGAAAGGAGAATGCGTAGATACCTGTCCGGCCAACGTGTTCGAGATCAAAGACGGCAAGTCCGATCCCGTCAATATGGATGAATGCCTGGGCTGCGAAAGTTGCGTTGAGGTATGCCCTACGGGTGCCATAACTGTAAAGGAAGTGTAA